The genomic interval CCAGCGCGAGAATTGCTTTGGGACCTTTCACTGATTGCTCTCCATAGTCTCTGAGTAAACGAGGCGACCGTTGCAGAAAGTCGCCAGCACTTTGCCTTTGAGTTCTATTCCGCCGAAGGGGCAGTTGCGCCCCTTCGAGTGGAAGTTTTGCGGATCGATGACCGCGCTGGCTGCCGGATCGAAGACGACCAGGTCGGCCTGCGCGCCCTTTTTGAGATGTCCGCAGTCGAGCCCCAGCACCCGCGCCGCGCCCGCACTCATGCGTTCGATCAACGTGGGCAGATCGAGCACGCCCTGCGCCACCAGTTGCAGCGCAGCGGGCAGCGCGCTTTCGAGACCGATCACCCCGAAGGGGGCCAGGTCGAACTCGCGCGCTTTCTCATCCGGCGTGTGCGGCGCGTGCCCGGTGGCGATGCAGTCGATCAGCCCCTCGGCCAGCGCGGCGCACAGGGCCTGACGGTCTTCCTCGGTGCGAAGCGGCGGGGCCATCTTCGCGTTGGTGTCGTAACCGCCGACCGCGTCTTCAGTGAGCAGCAGGTGGTGGGGCGTCGCTTCGGCGCTGACCTGCACGCCGCGCTCGCGGGCCCAGCGAATCTGCTCGATGGCGCCGCGGGTGGTGATGTGCGCCAGGTGCACCCGCGCCCTTGCGGCGCCGGCAATGGCGGCGTCGCGCGCGACCTGCACCACCTCGGCGCTCGCGGGGTTACCACGAAGTCCCAGCCGGGTCGAGACCAGCCCTTCATTCATCACGCCCTCACGCGCCAGGTCGGCGTCCTCGGCATGGTCGATGATCACGGCGCCGAGCCCGCGGGCGTATTCGAGCGCCCGGCGCATGACCTCGGCGCTGCGAATAGCGCGCGGCACGTCGGAGAAGGCCACCGCGCCGGCGCCCATCATGTCGGCCATCTCGGCCAGTTCCTTGCCCTCGAAGCCCTTGGTGATAGCGCCGATGGGGCGGATGTTGATGAGCCCGGCGTCCTGCGCGCGGTCGCGGATGAACTGGGTGACCTGGGCGTTGTCGTTGATGGGGCTCGTATTGGCCATGCAGCAGACGGTGGTAAAGCCGCCGGCGGCCGCCGCCATGGAACCCGAGGCGATGTCTTCCTTGTATTCCTGGCCGGGCTCGCGAAGGTGGGCGTGCACATCGACAAGTCCCGGCGCGACGGTGGCACCCAGTGCGTCGTAACTCTGTGCGCCCTCGGGCAGCTTCTTCAAACCGCCTTTAACCAGGTCGGCGACGAGGCCGTCCTCGATCACCAAGTCGTAGCGGCCGTCGATCTTCTGCGCCGGATCGATGAGGCGCCCTGCCTGAATGACGAGTTTCATGCGGCGGCCTCCTCGTTGCTGAGCAGGTAGAAGATGGCCATGCGCGTGGCGATGCCGTTGCTGACCTGATCGAGAATGACCGAGCGCGGCCCGTCGGCAATCTCCGGCGCGAGTTCCAGGCCGCGGTTGACCGGGCCCGGATGCATGACGATGGCGTCCTTCTTGAGCTGCTGAAGCCGCGCCATGTTCAGACCGAAGCGCCGCGCGTATTCACGCTGGCTGGGGAAGAAGGCCCCCTGCATGCGCTCGAACTGAACACGCAGCATCATCACGACGTCGGCTTCGGCAAGGGCGTCGTCGAGATTTTCGTAGACCTCGGCGCCCAGTTCCCTGAAGGAATCGGGGATCAGCGTGCCGGGCCCGCTGAAGAGCACCTTCGCGCCGAGTTTCTGGAGCAGGAAGAAGTTGCTGCGCGCCACGCGCGAGTGGGTGATGTCCCCCACGATGAGAACCTTGAGCCCCTTGATGGCGCCCAGGCGCTCACGAATCGTGAAGGCATCGAGCAGCGCCTGGCTGGGGTGCTCGTGCGCGCCGTCGCCAGCGTTGATGACGCTCGCGCGGCAGTTCTTCGAGAGCAGCGCCGCCGCCCCCGAGAGCGGGTGGCGCACCACCACGTAGTCGGCCTGCATGGCCTCCAGGTTGTGCACGGTATCGAGCAGCGTCTCGTTCTTGGTCACGCTGGAAGTCGACGCAGAGATGTTGATCATGTCGGCCGAGAGACGCTTGGCCGCCAGCTCAAAGGAGACCCGCGTCCTCGTTGAGGGTTCGAAGAACAGGTTGACCACCGTCTTGCCCTGCAGGGTCGGCACTTTCTTGCGGTCGCGTTGAAGGACTTCCTTCATGGCGCCCGCGGTATCGAGAATCGCGGTGATTTCCTCGGGCGAGAGGCTCGCGATGTCAACGAGGTCCTTGCGCGTAAACTCCATCAGTGCCCCTCCCCGCCCGGAAGAAGCAGCAGCGCGCTCTTGCTCGCATCGTCGGCATCCACGAGCTTGACCCGCTCGTTCTCGGCAGTGGGCTGGTTGCGGCCCACGTAGTCGGCGCGGATGGGCAGCTCGCGGTGGCCGCGATCGACCAGCACGGCGAGCTGGATGCGCTTGGGCCTCCCCAGGGCCATGAGCGCGTCGAGGGCGGCGCGCACCGTGCGCCCGGTATAAAGGACGTCGTCGACCAGAATCACATCCTTGCCGTCGAGATCGAAGTCGATCTCGGTGCGGTGCAGGACCGGGCGACCCTTCTTGAGCGCCAGGTCGTCGCGGTAGAGGGTGATATCGAGGGCGCCGCAGGGAATCGCGCGGCCTTCGATTATTTCGATTTTCGCCTGC from Chrysiogenia bacterium carries:
- a CDS encoding dihydroorotase produces the protein MKLVIQAGRLIDPAQKIDGRYDLVIEDGLVADLVKGGLKKLPEGAQSYDALGATVAPGLVDVHAHLREPGQEYKEDIASGSMAAAAGGFTTVCCMANTSPINDNAQVTQFIRDRAQDAGLINIRPIGAITKGFEGKELAEMADMMGAGAVAFSDVPRAIRSAEVMRRALEYARGLGAVIIDHAEDADLAREGVMNEGLVSTRLGLRGNPASAEVVQVARDAAIAGAARARVHLAHITTRGAIEQIRWARERGVQVSAEATPHHLLLTEDAVGGYDTNAKMAPPLRTEEDRQALCAALAEGLIDCIATGHAPHTPDEKAREFDLAPFGVIGLESALPAALQLVAQGVLDLPTLIERMSAGAARVLGLDCGHLKKGAQADLVVFDPAASAVIDPQNFHSKGRNCPFGGIELKGKVLATFCNGRLVYSETMESNQ
- a CDS encoding aspartate carbamoyltransferase catalytic subunit, yielding MEFTRKDLVDIASLSPEEITAILDTAGAMKEVLQRDRKKVPTLQGKTVVNLFFEPSTRTRVSFELAAKRLSADMINISASTSSVTKNETLLDTVHNLEAMQADYVVVRHPLSGAAALLSKNCRASVINAGDGAHEHPSQALLDAFTIRERLGAIKGLKVLIVGDITHSRVARSNFFLLQKLGAKVLFSGPGTLIPDSFRELGAEVYENLDDALAEADVVMMLRVQFERMQGAFFPSQREYARRFGLNMARLQQLKKDAIVMHPGPVNRGLELAPEIADGPRSVILDQVSNGIATRMAIFYLLSNEEAAA
- the pyrR gene encoding bifunctional pyr operon transcriptional regulator/uracil phosphoribosyltransferase PyrR is translated as MSEKVLLDADAIDRTLTRIAHEILEKKPGEDGLALVGIRTGGAQLAERLQAKIEIIEGRAIPCGALDITLYRDDLALKKGRPVLHRTEIDFDLDGKDVILVDDVLYTGRTVRAALDALMALGRPKRIQLAVLVDRGHRELPIRADYVGRNQPTAENERVKLVDADDASKSALLLLPGGEGH